TTGTCGAATGAAGATCAGTTCAACAAAAGTTAGAAAACCAGGAGAATGTTAAGATAAATGTTGTTTGTTAATTCTGTTGCAATTTAGTTACTAGCAGTTAATAGGTCAATGCTATTATTATTGTTGACAGCAAGAATATCTTTTGTTATATAAATACCCTTGCTCAAGTATTTTCAATAGATGAAAAAGTATTTTCCATAAGCTTGAGGATCAGGGCTCAAGAAAGGAGTAGCTGTTGAAGCACTTCCAAGCTGCGGTGATGCACAAAATGGGTTGAACCATGCATTTGTAGGAGTTGAAGAATGTGAGACAACCCAATTTCTATATGAAGCCATTGCTAGAGAAGACATTGGTAAACCAAATGGAGGTACTCAAGATGACATTGATGACCTATTACCAaacatacatacatttttttGTGGAGGCCGATAACTAGTACTCTTGTAAGTAACATCAAACCTATGATAGCGATGATCAACAAGATACCCTGTTTTTCCATAAAGTTGGCACTGAATATGAGAGCCAGACATGCGACCATGTCCATAGCCATGTGAGGAACCTGAAGCAGGACGATAAGCAGGAGTTGAATCATTATTTACCACTGAAGCATTTTGTTGATGAGTAACCATGTTTGCTGAATTAGGAATCTCAACTACAGTAGATTGTATTTGTGCTTCAGCAGCAAGAAGCATAGTAGTAATGTTTTGAACATTAGAAGGTAGTTGACTTGTGGTTATGATAGTTATAACTGACTCATACTCAGGAGAGAGACCATTGAGAATGGCAGTAACATGCTCATGCTAATTGATGACCTCATCACAACTAGCAAGACTATCACAGTAGCCTTTAACTTTTATCAAGAAATCCTTCATCGACAAATCTCCCTTGCGTTGAGAATGAAGAGCACTTCTATAGAACATTaacctagatgtggtcttactaCCATATATTGTAGCAAGAGTATTCCATATCTGTGCACTAAAATCCATGCCAATAAGTTAGAGTAAGACACTTTAGCTAACAGAAGAAAGAAGCCAAGATGCAAGTGCACTGTCCTGTTGTTCATATAGCACAAAAATAGTATTTTCTTGAAGCACACCATTTTTATCAGAAATCAGTGATGGAGGAACAATAGTTTGAGGATTAAGAAAATTTTGTAGCTTGTAAGTTTTGATTGCAAGAAGTACTTGTTGATGCCAGAGCAAATAATTGGAGTCATCAAAAAggatattaatatttttgttagaGAAGAAGCGGCTATCAAAGACTGAATCAGAAATCATTGTTGGTGTAGCTGGATGAACCATGAATGCTCCATAAGACCGCAGAAATTCGTAAGGAGATAGACGTCTGATTCCATGTTAAAGTTTGCTTTCATTCAAACTTTTTCATCTATTGAAAATACTTGAGCAAGAGTATTTATACAACAAAGGATATTCTTGCTGTCAACAATAATACCCATTAACTGGTAGTAACTAAATtgcaacaaaattaacaaaacaacaTTTATCTTAACAATTTGAGTTcttcatttcaaacattcattcaaaatttggGATTCTTTATTCTAATATATACTTCTTCTACATTAATTATCAAATTGGtacatttttttcaaatagaGAGAAGTTGGTTTATATTAAATAAAGAAGTGAGGGCCTACCAATCGAACCTAAGATTTTTGGTCGGTCCCAGCTTGGCCCATGGATACCTCTAGTCACTGGGTTGTTAAAATTGATGTTATATGGCTTTCTCTATTCACATTGCTTGTAACAACCAAAAGTTGTCTTTCCCTTTCccttctacaattcaattttttgcATAAAACAACTTTGGACGTCACAAACCtatgaatcaaaattcaaacaacaTTTTTCTTCGATCTTCGACACTACTTGTAAGACTACTTGGACcaaaggtatgttcttctacttgccGATAGATACTGATCCATCGCATTGATCATCAAATTGTCGCTTAGATATCACTGgcaaaacctttaaaaaaaacttaacaactcattgaattaaataaaagcttttgaatagttcagtgacttaaatcAAAACTTCCGAATagttaaatgatcaaattgtagatttttttaattaagtgaccaaaacaaaaacttactcATAATTTAGTGCCTAAtgatataatttaccctaaaatttaaattgtttaaaaccTATTTAATTTGGCTAGTGGTATTGGAAGCATCAAAACCGATTGAAAATTTGACTCATGAGCAAGCTTGTTCTTAACATTTTTGGGCCCTAGGCAAAACAATAAAATGCGGTTTTAGGTTCCTTAAAAGTTGGAGAAAATTTTTTGTAAGTCCTttaaaaattggtaaaaaaaaatttgtgcccttaaagctaaaaaaaaaattttgggggcccataaaaattgataattttttttttacttttaaaagttaacaAAAAATTTGAATCCCTTTTAACTTTAGGTCCTAGGTGGCCACACCTCCAGACGGCCCTAAGGCCGGGCCTACTCATGAGGAGTCTTATCCTCCCACATAGAATAGACTCCTCATGACAATATTTCTTTTCTGGAATTctaccaaaataaaaacttattataatttatattcgaAATTCATAACAAttccttttaataatattatttttaaaattttaaccacaTTTTCCTTTGAAGAATACAATATGAGTTACCTAATCAAAATGATGACACATTTACTACAAATTAACACCTAAAACCAATGCAACCTCGAAACTGCCGTAGGCAGCAAAAAACTGCAGGTAGTATTAGACTCCATAAAATCACCAAAGTTCTGCTCCATAAAATCACCAAAGATGTCTAtgtttcatcttcttcatctttgaCTTAGAGCCAAGTTTGCATTTACTTTCTCCATGGCAACAATTTGTCTGCAAATTAAATACACAAGTCAAGGCATGTATCTTAATTAATCAAACGATAGTAAGTACTGTTATAATATGATAAGAAAGTTTTTAATTGCATAAACAAATTACCCAAGGAAGCGAGTGAGAGTAGCAGCTTGAACCAAATCTCCTCCCTCACGAGCTTTCAAGATTCCCAACATGACACCCATCTTGAGTCGAGTAATAGCTGATTGTTTGGCGATCATTCGAACTTCTTGTTTCAGCTCATGACATTGCCTCTCCATCTCTTCGAACGTTGTCGTTAATTTTATCTGCTCCTCTCTTATGCATCGTTGATCTTCCCTTATCTTTCTCATCTCGGCTTTCAGTTGTTTGAATTTGGCCCTCACTTTCAAATGCTTCTTCTCCATTTCTAGGTTATCAGTCCTTCTGGGTGCCATGGGATATTAGAGTACTTGTAGTAGCTGATCAAGTTCTGAAGGAAAAAGCCGATTGAGATATGATGTTGATGACTGAAAATGTGGGCGGACATGGTTTAAAATAGCTGAATGCAGTAAGCTCCTAGGAACAACGGCGAACTTAGATGGAAATGACTGAACAGAAGGATAGGCGAAATTTCCAGTAAGAGGTATATATAGTGGTCAGCATCCTCTCGGAGTCTTAGGTATCGCGCGCTCCTTCGACTGTAATCGCGCGATATCAAAAGTGATTCGTTcgctttttataatatttaaaaactttaaaatatgttttaagatTGTAACCttcataaatttaatatttaattctttaatattgcATTTACCATATGACACTATTTTACCTTATAtctaaacaatttaaaatttataaaaataatttgaaattttttataaaattaaaaaatagaaatagaaaaatatattaaaaaaatttccaagattatgaaaaaataaaaatactatagGGACTGGGATATCTAATTTCCTATTTTTGTGACTAGATTTTTAAGTCTAGGCAACTATCGTACCCTTGACTTATGCTTGCAGTgctgtaaaataaatgaaatggggGGATTTAGTtgatagagaaaataaaataagtaaaaatgtaatataataaaatagaaatagatttgagattgcaaaataaaattaagtgaataaattttaattggggAACTGAATATTTTTAAACTTAGCCTCAGTCTTAGTATGCTCCGAACTTGAACCGAttcttgaaaaatggtttttccctTCCAAtcgataagttggttatagcgaCTAAGGATGTCTCAACCGCCAACTTTCCCTCTCGTAGTCGGTTTCGGTACAACCTACAAACCGACCATTGCCGAATTTCTAACCACGTGACGTGTTCATAATTTAAGATTTCGACAGCTTTGTGATCTAGAAAGCCTAACTCGAATTAACGACCTCAATCGCGTGGGTTGTTTAAATccgatcactatctcccttgacggaatccaactaactttttcgaattaaatatatcaatttgtACCATCTCATATATCAGAGAGATAGTAAATACCGTATTGTAAAGTTTTTAGTATGAGTTCATATTTCATGGTTATCTTATCGGAGCGATAACCAGACTAAAGCTAAAAGGGACTTAGCTAAGCATGAAGTTAATCATGTTGATTGGTGTATGGAAATAATATTTAATGGAATTGGTGGAAAGGGAAAGGGGCTTAGGAAAGAAATTACCCAAAATGttagaaatggaaaataaaatggaagAATGCCAATACTTCCCTCTTATgcaagaatgaaaaaaaaaaagaaaaaagaaaggaattaTTTCATTCCAAAACCAAGTGTAATCAAGTGTCACTAATACTAGGGATTTATACACATTACTCTGCTAAATTTAGCATGTTTAtcctaaaaatatcaatttaaatttaaattttaaaaatcaaaatttaaactaaaGATTAAATTCAAACTATTTATACGATTtcgataatttaaaaaataatctgaTTTGAACCAATCAACcactaattcttttaattcttcaatttggATTTCCTTTTTGCTTTCCATTCCAATTTAGttcattttgtttgattttaaacTTTGGCACACTAATTTCATCCATGATAAGAAAAATACAAGTTTAGTAGCATATTATTCGAAAATTagtcaaaaataaatacatta
The Gossypium hirsutum isolate 1008001.06 chromosome A07, Gossypium_hirsutum_v2.1, whole genome shotgun sequence genome window above contains:
- the LOC107956875 gene encoding uncharacterized protein; translated protein: MAPRRTDNLEMEKKHLKVRAKFKQLKAEMRKIREDQRCIREEQIKLTTTFEEMERQCHELKQEVRMIAKQSAITRLKMGVMLGILKAREGGDLVQAATLTRFLGQIVAMEKVNANLALSQR